The genomic DNA CCATTGTATACATTGTTTATGCGAATGATTTCCAAAAAGAAAACTACATCGGTAGAAATACCAAACGATTTTCAACAAGCATTGAAAAAAGATAAAACTGCAAACTTATATTTTGAAAAATTATCTGCTTCTCATAAAC from Ignavibacteria bacterium includes the following:
- a CDS encoding YdeI/OmpD-associated family protein, giving the protein MYTLFMRMISKKKTTSVEIPNDFQQALKKDKTANLYFEKLSASHKRAYLEYVNEGKKPETRVTHIEKTIAMLVKQSKMGCLLL